The genomic interval CCCTGCCTGCCACTGCCACCGCCACCGCCGAGCAGCCGCCTCCCCCGCCGCCCCCACAGACGCCCCCGCCTCCCGTCCCCAaagcgccgccgccgccggagAAGGAGAAGCCGAGGAAGGGGCGGAAGGACAAGGTAGGCGGGCGCTCTTGGTCGCGTCGGCATGCCGGGCGCCATCTCCTCCCTTTTCCTCACCGCCGGCCGTTGTGTTTCTGGCGCAGGGTAAGAAGGGGAAGACGAAGATGCCGTCGCTGGTGAAGAAGTGGCAGAGCATCCAGCGGGAGCTGGACGAGGAGGAGAACTCCAGCTCCAGCGAGGAGGACCGCGAGACCACGGCCCAGCGCCGCATCGAGGagtggaagcagcagcagctgatgagGTACCGACCCACCCGGGTCCACTCTGCTGGGAGGGGACGGGGACGTTCTTTTGTCCCCTGTACATCTCCAGCCCTGGGGGGGCACCCAGGGGTGGTGGGGACTGTCACCTTGCACCACCAGGCGCTGACCCCCTGTTTTGTCCCCACAGCGGCATGGCAGAGAGGAACGCCAACTTCGAGGCGCTGCCCGAGGACTGGCGAGCGCGGCTGAAGCGCAGGAAAACCGCCTCCAGCACATGAGCCGCGTCCTGGtcggttgttttttgttttgttttttatttttacagatgtACAGTTCTTCACTTGACCGTTGTCCAATAAACTGTAGCAGTTTGGGACACGTTGTCTGTTGCTGTTCCTGTGGCAGTTTGGGGTGTGcgcggtgtccctgtcactggGGCGCCCTTTGTGTCCCCACTGGCTGCGCGTCTGCCCGGAGCACCAAAGCCCTCTGGCTCGTTTCCCAGCTCCGCTCTGGGCCCGCCCCGTCCCTCCCTGTCGCTCAGCGACCGCGTCCCAGTTTCCCCGGCCCTGCCGGCACCAGGGAAGGGTCTTGCCGCACCTCGGGCAGCCATGCAGCCCTCGGGGCCCCCCAGGGATCGGGGGGCAGGGGGGTTTGGTGGGAAGCTGCTCCCTGAGCCCTACGACAGCTTCATGCGCAGCCACCTGCGCTACTACGGCTACTTCCAAGGTGAGCCCTGCCCCCGGGGACGtgtccccttttcccccccagcTGTTGGGGCTGCAGTGGTACTGTCCCCAAGGCCAGTGGAGGGGTGGGCAGAAgagccccatgtccccagggggtCCCACCGAGGCACCCGGTACTGGCAGCACCAACCAGAGCTGCCGGGGGCATCCCGGGCAGGAGCTGAGCTGTGAGTGggaccctgcagccccccagaGCCGGGAGAGCACGGGGGGGcctctccctgtccctgccttggGTGGCAGGTGGTTTTGGGGTACCCACACCCCAACTCTTCCAGCCTGGGCTCCCTGCTCTCAGCTACAGTTGTATCAGTGTGGGGAGAGCACACTGGAGCCCCCCATCCCCTCCTGGTTCCCTTGCAGCCCCTAGGGCGCTGGAGCCGGTCTCTGGCCAGGACAGGTGGGTCCCTTCAGCGCGGGGCCAGGGGACATCGGTGCCCTCGGTGCAGCACCGCAGGTCCCCGGGGGATCCACGGGATCTCTTCACCCTCCCCTGGGCACAGGGCCCCCTGCCCGCTCCCCGCTGGCCCATCGAGTGCGAAGTCATCAAGGAGCCGATCGAGCACATCGGTGAGGGAACATGCCAGCTGCGCCCCCACCCCTGCGCCGGGCCTCCCATCTGCCCATAGTGCCCACTCTGTCCCCCGCAGAGTGGGTCCCCCCTGAGCCGGAGCCCTTCTGCCCGCCCGCGGGCCCCGCGCGCCCCCTGGCCCCGCTCAGCGAGGACCAGGGCACTGTTGTCTACCAGCTCAGCCCAGGTACTGGGGAGTGGGCAGCACCCCGGGtaccccccagtgtccccaggtctCCATTGCCATCCCTCTGGGCTCTCCCCGCAGCACCCCCAGGCTCCTGCTTCACCCGCGCTCGCATTGGGGGATCCCCGGGCCCCCTGTCCTTGCCGGCCACCCCCTTGGAGGGTCCCCAGGACACAACGCTGATCTTTGAATCGCGTTTTGAGAGCGGAAACCTCCAGAAAGCTGTCAAGGTGTaagagaggggctggggggtgacTGGGGATGGTGACCGTGGGACCAGGAGCCGGAACCGGGCCTGTCCCGCTGCGCAGGGGCCCCTTCGAGTACGTGCTGTGGCTGCGGCCGGACCTGTACACGGCCAAGCACACCCAGTGGTTCTACTTCCGCGTCCAAAACACCCGGCGAGACCATCTCTACCACTTCACCATCGCCAACCTGGCCAAGCCCAAGAGCCTCTACAATGAGGGGATGCGCCCGCTGCTCTACTCCCAGCGTGATGCCGAGAGCTGCGGCATCGGCTGGCGCCGCGTCGGGACAGACATCCAGTACTACCGGCGTGGTGTGGAGGAGCCAGCCGCCTTCTGTCtctcctggactgtgtgttTCCCCCACGACGGCGACACCTGCTTCTTCGCCCACTCCTACCCCTACACCTACTCGGACCTGCGGCGCTACCTGCGGGCGCTGTGCCGTGACCCAGCGCGCTCGCGGCTCTGCACGGTGCGGGCGCTGTGCCGCAGCCTGGCTGGCAACACCGTGTACCTGCTGACCATCGGCAGCCCGGCCGCTGCGGCCAGCAAGCGGGTGGTGGTGCTGAGCGCCCGCGCGCACCCCGGGGAGAGCGGCGGCTCCTGGGCCATGCGGGGTTTGCTCGATTTCCTCCTCAGCGCCGATGCCGACGCCCAGCTCCTGCGCCGGCTCTTTGACTTCATGGTGGTGCCGATGCTGAACCCCGAcggggtggtggtggggaacTCCCGCTGCTCCCTGGCGGGACGGGATCCCAACAGGGCGTACGGGACAGCGCGTGGTGGCTCCTTCCCCGGCGTGTGGCACCTGCGGGCCATGGTGGAGAGGTAAGGGGGGACACGGAGTGGGTGGGATGGTGCCGCTCCCGCAGCCGTGCCGGTGGCCATATCGTGGTCCGTGCAGGGTGCTGGCAGAGCGGGAGGTGGTTTTGTACTGCGACTTCCATGGGCACAGCCGGAAAAACAATGTCTTCATGTACGGCTGCGACGGCGGTGGGGCCGGCAGCGGGTCACGGCTGCGCCAGCGCGTCTTCCCCCTGATGCTGAGCAAGAATGCCCCCGACAAGGTGGGACGCCCTGGGAATGGTGACACGGGAAACGCAGCCGCTGTGCCGCTTCCCGAGGTGCCACCACGGCGTCCCCGCGGTGCTGGGGGACACGCTCCCCGCTGCGCTGACCCCGGGGCCGGGCCCagttctccttccccagctgcaaGTTCAAGGTGCAGAAGAGCAAAGCGGGCACGGGCAGAGTCGTCATGTGGCGCTTGGGCGTCTTGCACAGCTACACCATGGAGGCGGCTTTCGGCGGCTCCACGCTGGGTGAGGGGCCACCGCGGGTGGGGGTGTCAGTGCTGGGGGTGTTGTTGGGCGGCTGGTCCCCGGGCTGGGACGCGGCTGCCTGTTCTGTTGTCCCCCGTCCCCTCCAGGCGGGAGGAACTCGCACTTCACCGTGCAGGACCTCAAGTCGCTGGGCTCCCAGCTGTGCGACACCCTGCTCGACTTCTGCGACCCCGACCCCGCCAAGGTGGGCGGCAGCCGTGGCTTGGACCGCGGCACCCCGGCTGCCCCCCGTGCCATCGGGGCCGCGGTGACGCCGGCTCGCCCCGCAGCTGCAGCGGTGCCTGGCGGAGGTGGACGCGCTGCTGCGGCGGCGGCTGCGCCGGGAGCCGGGCTGCGGTGGGTGGAGCGGCGTGTCCCCCTCGGAGCTCGAGTCCAGGTGGGTACGGCCGTGCCGCCCCGCGGAGCCCCGCGCTGCCGTGGGGTACAGCCGGTCGTGTCCCCCGCGCAGCACCAGCGGCTCCGACACCTCCGTGTCCGACGGGCCCGCGGTTCATCTCTGCGGCCCAGAACAGCCGGTGAGTCCCTGGCTGCCGCTGTTTTTGGGGAGGGACGAGGCCCTGGGGAGGTGTGACACCCCAGGACCACTTTGCCATCTGGCGCAGTCGGAGCAACGGAGGAGGAAGCGGCTGCGGAGCCGAAGAGCCAGGAACGCCCTGTGCCAGCCAAATGCCACTGTCCCGGTGAGCCTGGGACCGCCAGAACGCTCTGCCCGGTCACAGCGGGGACAGTCCTGCTGGGACACTTGTCCCCAGAGCTGTCGCAGCGCGCCCGGGGCTCCAAGGGGTGCAAGCCCTGCTCTGCGCCCCCAGGCCAGGCCGGGGCCCTGCGGGGCCCGCGCGCAGCCGGCTCTGCCCGGCCCGGCGGGAGCGCAGCGCGGCCGCCTCGCCGCCCTGACGCGGTCCCAGCGGGAACGGGGCGCGAGCGCGGTGTCGCGCCGCCGGCCGCCCCCGAGCGCCCGCTGCCCCGGCGGCTGCTCGCAGGACGCAGCCCCGGGAGCCCCAGGGCCGtcccggcggcgggcggggcgggtgGCTGCCGCCCGCGGGCACAGGGCCCGTCTCCCCATCCACAGCCCCGGCAGAGCCTCCGCGGCCCCGCGCTGCCGCGCCTGTGCTCGGCATTAAAGGCGGCGCCACGGCCGTGACTCTGCGTGCTGGCTCCTGTTTGCACGGCGCGTTCCCCCCGCGCTCCCTCCCGCCCGGAGACCACGGGAGCGCGGCCCCAGGGGCAGGCCCTGCCCCACGGCAGTGCCGCAGGCCCCGCAGGCTCCTCTGCGGCCTCCTGGCCACCGTGTCGCTTCAGGCGCCATCGCCGTGGCGTCACCTCGGGCCTGCAGGCCGCGCCGAGGCCTTGGGCCCCGTTGCCATGGCGACGCCTCAGGCCTGTAGGCCGCGGTGACGCCTCACACCCCGTCGCCACGACAACGCCCCTCGTTGCCATGGCGACCCGGCGGGGCAACGCCCGCGGGGCCGGAAGCGAGCGGCATGCGCGCCGGAAGTACCGGGGGCGGAAGCGGAAGCGGCGGCGGCGGTGTCCTTCTGGGCCGTGACGCCGGGCGGCACCATGGCGGACGCGGCCTcgcaggtgctgctgggctcGGGGCTCACCGTGCTCTCGCAGCCCCTCATGTACGTGAAGGTGCTGGTGCAGGTAAGGGGCGGCGCGCGGCGGGGAGCCGGGGGGGAGCGACACCGGCTCCGGTACCGGCTGCCTGTCCCCGCCGCAGGTGGGCTACGAGCCGCTGCCGCCCACCCTGGGCAGGAACGTTTTCGGGCGCCAGGTCTACCAGCTGCCCGGCCTCTTCGCGTACGGTGAGTCTGTCCCCGCCGTGGGGCGTCCCCGTGTCCCGCTGTCCCCCGTGGGGCGTCCCCGGGGGTGACgggtccccgctgtccccagccaAGCACATCGTGAAGGTCGATGGAAGAGCGGGACTCTTCAAGGGCCTCACCCCCCGCCTCTGCTCCAGCGCCATCGGCACCGTCGTGCACAGCAAAGTGCTGCAGGTACTGGGGGAGACGGGGACGCGCTGGGGACCCGGGGGGCTCTGccagcggggctggggacacggggcacCGGCAGAgcctcccccctcccccgcgGCTGCGCTGACCCTGCGCTTCCCTCCCCAGCGATACCAGGAGGCTGAGCAGGCTGAGGTGGGTGAATCCTCCATCTGTCGCTCCCTCCTTCCCGCTCCCCTGGGGGGACACCCGGGTCTGGGGAGGTCGGGGcctccagggctggtggggagggAGCGGCGCCTTTCGGGGGCTGTTCCCCACCTGGTGCCTCTTTCCAGCCTGGAAGCAGCAAGAAGGAGCCGGTGTCCTCGCTGGAGCAGGTGCTGAAGGAGGTGAGGAGGGCACTGGGTGCAAGGGGGACTCGGAGTGATGTTGTCACCCCCGCCGTGTCCCTCTGACCACCCGTTTCTCCCCCAGACCTCCCGAGAGATGGTCGCTCGCTCCGCCGCCACACTCATCACCCACCCCTTTCACGGTAGGTGACCCCTCCACAGCCGGTGACAAGTGCCCGTTGCTCCCGCGtcaccccagggtgtccccgAGCCCCTGCTGACCCCCGTGTCTGCCCACAGTGATCACCCTGCGCTGCATGGTGCAGTTCATTGGCCGCGAGACCAAGTACAGgtaggggctggggctgctgggggtggAAATGGGGCTGCCATGGGGGGCTGCCCGCCCGCAGACCCCCCTCTGACTGTGTCaccctccttttcctccccgTGCCAGCGGGACACTAAGCGCCTTCGCCACGATTTACCGAGAAGAGGGCATCCTGGGCTTCTTCGCGTGAGTGCTGACAGCGAGGGGGCTGCAGGGTCTGCCCCCCAAAATCCATGGGGTCCCTCCCCAAAATCCGTGGGGCTTCGCTTGCTGTGTGGGTGTTattcctccctccagctgcagctctgctctcccatCCTGCCCTCACCTAGTGTGCTGCTGGGGTCCCTGATTTCCCGTTCTGCCCCCCGGGGGGGCTTCCTGGCACTTGTAGCCACCAGCCCTGGGATTTGCGGGTGACATTTGACATTTAGAGCcgttaaaacagaacaaacgTATATTAAAATTTCCCCCTCCCGCTCTCGGTGGCTGGGGGGTCTTTTGGGTCCCTCCACTGCTCCTCTCTGTGCCCACATCCTCTCAGAACCATTCGTCTGAGTGTTTTGTCTCCGGGGCAGGGGGTTCCCCCCTTCACGTGGCTGTTGGGGACACAGGCGCTCCCCCCATTCCCGTTCCCCGGAGCTCACGGTCCCTCTTGTCTTGCAGCGGCCTCATCCCGCGGCTCCTCGGGGACATCCTCTCCCTCTGGCTCTGCAACATGCTGGCCTACCTCATCAACACGTACGCGCTGGAGAACGGGGTACGGGCTCCACGCCCCACTCGGGGGGTAGGACGATGGCAGTGAAGGATGGGGGAGGCTCAGGGGACATTTCAGGGGGACAGGGCCCCGCTTTGAGGTGGCGGGGGCTGAAGGTGCCATTTCTTTCTGCGCAGGCCTCCACCATGACTGAGATGAAGAGCTACTCGCAGGCAGTGACCGGCGTGAGTACAGCCAGCGCGTGTGTGTGCGCACCCCCGGCTGCATGACACCAGGAAGCCTCCATCCCTGGGGAAATGGGGTGTTTAGGAACCCCCCCCTGTcctgggggtggggggcagagCCGGGTGCTGAGCCTGCAGAGAACAGAATGTTCCATGGGCTCGTGGCTTCCACGTTGCCTGGCCCCACATGGAGCCGCCTCTCTCCCagggggaccctggggactTTTGGGGCTCATTCTGCCCCCACAGAGGGAAGCGGGGGGTGGGTCCCTGGCGGGGCCGTGAGCCGCTGCCGAccagccctgctcctctcccttgCAGTTTTTCGCCAGCATGCTGACCTACCCCTTCGTGCTGGTCTCCAACCTGATGGCCGTGAATAACTGCGGGTGAGTCCGTTGGTgccccccgctgccccccacCCGCTGCGAGGGCCAGTGTGGTGACAGCTGTGTGCCCCCACATCCCATAATTTCCAAAAAACACCTTTCCCAAGCGCCTGGTTTGCAAAGAGGCTCCAATTTCACTGTGGGGTCGATCCCTCATCAGTTGCACTGTGGTGGGGGGAGGTCAAAAGGTCCATTTTGGGGTTTTGCTCAGCGTGGAGCTGCAGAGGTGGCAGAAATAACCCCCCATGGGgtctccccttcctccttcccccaggCTGGCTGGGGGTCTCCTCCCCTACGCGCCCACCTACTCCTCCTGGCTGGATTGCTGGAGCCAGCTGCACCGGGAGGTGAGTGACCGTGGCCGCACTGTCCCCGACCACCAAAGAAAAGCCGGGTGGGAGCCCCACGGGGCTCGGGGCAACCCTGACTCACCGGACCGTGGCCATCTCCGTCTTCCAGGGCAACATGAGCCGAGGGAACAGCCTGTTTTTCCGCAAGGTGCCCGCAGGGAAGCGCTACGTGTGGGACGAGAGGAGGTTTCGCTGAAGCTGGAGCCGGGAGGGGGAATCGTGAAGCCGACGTCGGGCTCTGGGGGGCAAAGAATTATGAGAGAGTGGTGATTTCTatacagttttttaaaatcatttaatGCTGAGAGATGAAGACGGGTGTGCGAGAGTCTGTTGTTGAGGCCGCCTGGTAAATCCACCGGCAGAAATCCCTCTCCTGCTTTCCCCAGTTACTCCAGAAGCGTTTTCCCAGCCTTGGTCCCGGATGAGGCTGTTTCAACTAAGGAAATTCCCCCTGGAACCATCAACCCCTTAAAAATAACTACGAGTTTTAAAGACGGGCTGTAAAGCATCACGGAACTTGGGGAGCGatgtccccaacccctccaggggcCACTCATTAACGGCTGGGGATAATTGTAGTGCAGCAGCATGGGTGGTGGGAGGAGAGCGCTGCCCCGAGGCCTtgcgtgcctcagtttccctctcGGGGCTGTAgtgggtggggggagcagcaaAGGGATCGATCCCACTGTTGGCAGCGCCCGCAGGGGTGTCACAGCACCCACAGGTAAGAGGGGGCGCGTGGATGGTGACACATCTGGGCTGTGACGGGAGGGTTGGTGGGTGGGTTGCACACCCTGTCAGGGGGTTGTACACCCGGGAGGAGGCTTGTGCAGCGGTTTGCACAGCTGGTGGGGGGGTTGCACAGCTGGGGGGGTTGCACGTGCAGCAGGAGGATTGCAGGGCTAGGAGCGTGTGTGCAAAGCGGGGAGGTGAGTTGCACACGCGGTGGGGGGTCACGCACCGGTGAGAGGATCGCACACCCGTTGAACGGCGGGATCGGGGCTGCACGGGCCGCGGGCGGGTCGCACGCTCAGCAGGCTGTTGCACACCCGGGCGGGGGTTGAACGGCTGGCCCGggggccgccccgccgcggggTGCCCGGGGCGGGCCCGGGGGGCGGGcccgggggcgggcgggcccGGACGTCCTCCCGGCGCCATGGCGGAGGCGGGGGGGTTGCTGAGCGGCGGCAGCGAGCGGCGGTGCCGGGAGCGgttggcggcggcgggggcggctcggcggggcgcggcggcggcggcggccgcggtgCTGGTGCCGCTGTGCTCGGTGCGGGGCCGCCCCGCGCTGCTCTTCACGCTGCGCTCCCGCCGCCTGGGCGGGCCCCACAGCGGCGACGTCAGGTACCGGCACCGGGGCGGGTGCCGGGGGGGGGCGGGTACCGGTACTGACCCCCCGGTAACTCCCGCAGCTTCCCCGGGGGGAAGCGGGACCCGGCGGACGCGGACGCGGTGGCCACGGCGCTGCGGGAGACGCgggaggagctggggctggagctgggagcCGAGACAGTCTGGGGGCAGCTGCGGCCGCTGCCCGACCGGGTACCGGGAACGGGGAACAGGGACCGGGGGCGGGAGCCAGCGGACGCGGTGACAAGGACAccagggcagggatggggtCGTGGGGCACGGAGGGTGTTTGGGGGCACGGAGTGGCTGGAAACACTGAGGACATGGGGTGACAAGGTCGTGGGGTGACAGTGATATAAGAGCAGAGTGGCAGGGACAATGCAGTAGGGACACAGGTGACGGGGACATGGGATGACAGGGACACAAGGGCAGAGTGGCAGGGACGAGACAGTAGGGATacgggtgacagggacacatGGGCAGAgtgacagggacatggggtggcAGGGGGTGACAGCGACAGagagcacaggctgcagacCAAGAGGGGTTGACACACGATGGGTGTCAGGATGTGGCGCAGGGTGTCCCAGCTGGGTGCAGGGGGTCACAGTGAGTGGGTGGTGCTTTGGGGAGGGGGTTTGTCACCCCCGTCCCTTGCTGTCACACCTTCCAGCAGGGACAGCTGGTGGCTCCTGTTGTGGCCAacctggggctgctggagaACTTGACATTGACTCCCAACCCTGACGAGGTGGGTGACCCGCGCTGGccatgtcccctccctgggGTCTCCTCTTCCCTGGTGATGTCCCTGGCCACCCCTTTGCCTGGTGACACGGTGGCAGATGTCCCCGGCCACCCCCTCGCAGGTGGAGGAGATCTTCACGCTGCCGCTGGCGCATCTCCTGCGGGAGGAGAACCAGGGCTACACCCATTTCCGCACCGCCGGCCGTTACAGCTACACCCTCCCCGTCTTCCTCAACGGGCCCCACCGGGTCTGGGGGCTCACGGCCATCGTCACCGAGATGACGCTGGAGCTGCTGGCGCCCGACCGCTACCGCAGGAAGACCCACATGCTGTCCCGGAGCCCCTCAGTGTGACgtgggaggggacagggt from Columba livia isolate bColLiv1 breed racing homer chromosome 5, bColLiv1.pat.W.v2, whole genome shotgun sequence carries:
- the AGBL2 gene encoding cytosolic carboxypeptidase 2 isoform X12, producing MPAAPPPLRRASHLPIVPTLSPAEWVPPEPEPFCPPAGPARPLAPLSEDQGTVVYQLSPGTGEWAAPRVPPSVPRSPLPSLWALPAAPPGSCFTRARIGGSPGPLSLPATPLEGPQDTTLIFESRFESGNLQKAVKVGPFEYVLWLRPDLYTAKHTQWFYFRVQNTRRDHLYHFTIANLAKPKSLYNEGMRPLLYSQRDAESCGIGWRRVGTDIQYYRRGVEEPAAFCLSWTVCFPHDGDTCFFAHSYPYTYSDLRRYLRALCRDPARSRLCTVRALCRSLAGNTVYLLTIGSPAAAASKRVVVLSARAHPGESGGSWAMRGLLDFLLSADADAQLLRRLFDFMVVPMLNPDGVVVGNSRCSLAGRDPNRAYGTARGGSFPGVWHLRAMVERVLAEREVVLYCDFHGHSRKNNVFMYGCDGGGAGSGSRLRQRVFPLMLSKNAPDKFSFPSCKFKVQKSKAGTGRVVMWRLGVLHSYTMEAAFGGSTLGEGPPRVGVSVLGVLLGGWSPGWDAAACSVVPRPLQAGGTRTSPCRTSSRWAPSCATPCSTSATPTPPSCSGAWRRWTRCCGGGCAGSRAAVGGAACPPRSSSPGGTSGSDTSVSDGPAVHLCGPEQPVSPWLPLFLGRDEALGRCDTPGPLCHLAQSEQRRRKRLRSRRARNALCQPNATVPVSLGPPERSARSQRGQSCWDTCPQSCRSAPGAPRGASPALRPQARPGPCGARAQPALPGPAGAQRGRLAALTRSQRERGASAVSRRRPPPSARCPGGCSQDAAPGAPGPSRRRAGRVAAARGHRARLPIHSPGRASAAPRCRACARH
- the AGBL2 gene encoding cytosolic carboxypeptidase 2 isoform X20, which produces MRPLLYSQRDAESCGIGWRRVGTDIQYYRRGVEEPAAFCLSWTVCFPHDGDTCFFAHSYPYTYSDLRRYLRALCRDPARSRLCTVRALCRSLAGNTVYLLTIGSPAAAASKRVVVLSARAHPGESGGSWAMRGLLDFLLSADADAQLLRRLFDFMVVPMLNPDGVVVGNSRCSLAGRDPNRAYGTARGGSFPGVWHLRAMVERVLAEREVVLYCDFHGHSRKNNVFMYGCDGGGAGSGSRLRQRVFPLMLSKNAPDKFSFPSCKFKVQKSKAGTGRVVMWRLGVLHSYTMEAAFGGSTLGEGPPRVGVSVLGVLLGGWSPGWDAAACSVVPRPLQAGGTRTSPCRTSSRWAPSCATPCSTSATPTPPSCSGAWRRWTRCCGGGCAGSRAAVGGAACPPRSSSPGGTSGSDTSVSDGPAVHLCGPEQPVSPWLPLFLGRDEALGRCDTPGPLCHLAQSEQRRRKRLRSRRARNALCQPNATVPVSLGPPERSARSQRGQSCWDTCPQSCRSAPGAPRGASPALRPQARPGPCGARAQPALPGPAGAQRGRLAALTRSQRERGASAVSRRRPPPSARCPGGCSQDAAPGAPGPSRRRAGRVAAARGHRARLPIHSPGRASAAPRCRACARH